A window of Haliscomenobacter hydrossis DSM 1100 contains these coding sequences:
- the folE gene encoding GTP cyclohydrolase I FolE, whose protein sequence is MVTTDNTLDLVLGQKAQTMGDNHISTGVETPLRPDAFDMNDKEKMEIIAHHFAAIMDTLGLDLNDDSLQDTPKRVAKMFVQEIFHGLNPANKPEISAFDNSYDYKRMLVEKNITVKTFCEHHFLPITGKAHVGYVSNGKVIGLSKLNRIVDYYARRPQVQERMTKQILLALQEALDTKDVIIVVDAKHMCVSHRGIQHDESTTLTLEYSGCFENNDMRREFMDCLK, encoded by the coding sequence ATGGTGACTACGGATAATACCCTCGACTTGGTATTGGGTCAAAAAGCTCAAACTATGGGCGACAACCATATCAGTACGGGGGTAGAAACCCCATTGCGGCCTGATGCGTTCGATATGAACGACAAAGAGAAGATGGAAATCATCGCCCATCATTTTGCTGCCATCATGGATACCCTGGGCCTGGATCTAAACGACGACAGTCTGCAGGATACGCCCAAACGGGTAGCTAAAATGTTTGTTCAAGAAATTTTTCATGGGCTTAACCCTGCCAATAAACCGGAAATATCGGCTTTTGACAACAGCTACGATTACAAACGGATGTTGGTGGAAAAAAACATTACGGTAAAAACCTTCTGTGAGCACCACTTTTTGCCCATTACCGGCAAGGCCCATGTTGGCTACGTGTCGAATGGTAAAGTAATCGGCTTGTCCAAGTTGAACCGCATTGTTGATTATTATGCACGGCGCCCCCAAGTGCAAGAGCGCATGACCAAACAAATTTTGCTGGCATTGCAAGAAGCGCTGGACACTAAAGATGTGATCATTGTGGTGGATGCCAAGCACATGTGTGTCAGTCATCGGGGGATTCAGCACGATGAAAGCACCACCCTCACCCTGGAGTACAGTGGTTGTTTTGAAAACAACGACATGCGCCGGGAGTTTATGGATTGCCTGAAATAA
- a CDS encoding NAD(P)/FAD-dependent oxidoreductase, translating into MDANLPILPNHPRVVIIGGGFAGLAMAKKLRKQHFQVVLLDRNNYYTFQPLLYQVATGGLEPDSIAYPLRKIFQGNPKLSFRMAEVLHIKPEQKVVETTIGDISYDHLVVATGSQTNFFSFADQEEHMMGLKSVPEALNLRSFILQNFEKATVSLSTQAQDSLINIAIVGGGPTGVELAGALAEMKRFVFPKDYPDLDMQRMRIVLLEATPKLLGGMSEAASARALKDLQTLGVEVNLNAKVSYYDGSILITEDGFRLPTETLIWAAGVKGQFPSGISKDKIVGGNRIQVDAFNRVSDHEGVYVLGDAAAMITPETPRGYPMMAPVAIQQGQQLAANLIRSQKGQDWKPFKYLDKGTMATIGRNRAVVNFLGQTFHGIVAWLMWMFVHIMYLVGFRNKIATLMGWIYNYLTYDRALRLIIRPFARSKSPQVYTKV; encoded by the coding sequence ATGGATGCCAACCTTCCCATTTTGCCCAATCACCCCAGAGTGGTGATCATCGGTGGCGGTTTTGCCGGACTGGCCATGGCCAAAAAGCTGCGTAAACAGCACTTTCAAGTGGTTTTACTCGATCGAAACAACTATTATACGTTCCAGCCTTTATTGTATCAAGTAGCAACCGGTGGACTGGAACCCGACAGCATCGCTTACCCCTTGCGCAAGATTTTTCAGGGCAATCCGAAGTTATCTTTTCGCATGGCCGAAGTGTTGCACATCAAGCCAGAGCAAAAAGTGGTAGAAACTACCATTGGCGACATCTCCTATGATCACCTTGTAGTGGCTACGGGCAGCCAGACCAATTTTTTCAGCTTTGCCGACCAGGAAGAACACATGATGGGCTTAAAATCGGTACCAGAAGCCCTCAATTTGCGCAGTTTTATTCTGCAAAACTTTGAAAAAGCGACCGTTTCGCTCTCTACTCAGGCTCAGGATTCGCTGATCAACATCGCTATTGTGGGTGGAGGCCCCACTGGTGTAGAACTGGCGGGCGCCTTGGCAGAAATGAAAAGATTTGTCTTCCCCAAAGATTATCCCGATCTGGATATGCAGCGGATGCGCATCGTTTTACTTGAAGCGACGCCCAAGTTGTTGGGTGGTATGAGTGAAGCAGCCAGTGCCCGTGCCTTAAAAGACCTGCAAACCCTCGGCGTAGAAGTGAACTTGAATGCCAAAGTTTCCTATTACGATGGTTCGATCCTGATCACTGAAGATGGATTTCGGCTACCTACTGAAACGCTGATTTGGGCGGCAGGGGTAAAAGGTCAATTTCCCAGCGGGATTAGTAAAGATAAAATTGTGGGTGGAAACCGCATCCAGGTTGATGCATTCAACCGGGTGAGCGATCATGAAGGAGTATACGTCCTGGGCGATGCCGCCGCCATGATTACGCCCGAAACACCCCGGGGCTACCCCATGATGGCCCCCGTAGCCATCCAGCAAGGGCAACAACTGGCGGCCAATTTGATCCGAAGCCAAAAAGGACAAGATTGGAAACCATTTAAATACCTCGACAAAGGCACGATGGCCACGATTGGCCGCAACCGCGCCGTGGTCAACTTTTTGGGTCAAACCTTTCACGGGATCGTAGCCTGGTTGATGTGGATGTTTGTGCACATCATGTACCTGGTTGGTTTCCGCAATAAAATTGCCACCCTCATGGGTTGGATATACAATTACCTGACTTACGACCGGGCGCTGCGCTTGATCATTCGTCCTTTTGCCAGGAGCAAAAGCCCACAGGTATACACCAAAGTTTAA
- a CDS encoding KUP/HAK/KT family potassium transporter has product MKEQQHKVTFGSLIVTLGIVYGDIGTSPLYVFNAIAGHDILTKELIYGGLSLIFWTLSLQATFKYIFITLNADNNGEGGIFALYSLVRRRAPKWTIYVAMVGCAALIADGMITPAISLTSSLEVAEKALPGLPIVPGVIAILVAIFMFQQFGTDTIGKFFGPLMLVWFTMLIVLGVGSIIGHPEIFAALNPYYAVKLFQHHHNAWWVVGAVFLCVTGAEALYSDLGHVGKRNVQISWIFVKTALMLNYLGQGAWMMGHIGHELPSNPFGGLMPDWFAPFGSAISTIAAIIASQALITGSFSLIHEAIRLKTWFRTVVYHPSRHRSQMYIPFVNWLLFTGCVYVVLYFQSSAKMEAAYGIAITIAMLSTTMLLYFYLKSRKAMPSAAIYLLILLFLAIEGTFFAANAQKIAHGAGFALILGGVFFLVMFTVYNAKLITKQKRNVIMLGRVLPTIRAVSQDEKIPLYASHLVFLTTTRKKDLIEEAIPQSIYEHRPKRADVYWLLHFSEEDEPYTNYYKFTEIEAGLMYRLDFHLGYKIHPDVSEFFPRAINELAAQGKIQLKNHYASLQEREVGPDFRFVLLDTAFLISPVMPIREQLLLKGYLLLKKIGVSAESHFVLEPGSWVKEEVIVND; this is encoded by the coding sequence GTGAAAGAGCAACAACACAAAGTTACTTTTGGAAGTCTCATCGTAACCCTGGGAATTGTATACGGCGACATTGGAACCTCACCGCTTTACGTATTTAACGCCATCGCCGGGCATGATATCCTCACCAAGGAACTCATCTACGGTGGTTTGTCCCTGATTTTTTGGACACTCAGCCTCCAGGCTACCTTCAAGTACATTTTCATCACGCTCAATGCCGACAACAATGGCGAAGGGGGTATCTTTGCCTTATACTCGCTAGTCAGGAGAAGAGCACCAAAATGGACCATTTACGTAGCTATGGTAGGTTGTGCGGCCCTGATTGCGGATGGGATGATCACGCCAGCAATCTCTTTGACCTCCTCATTGGAAGTTGCTGAAAAAGCCCTGCCTGGGCTGCCTATCGTTCCCGGCGTAATTGCCATTTTGGTGGCGATATTTATGTTTCAGCAATTTGGGACCGATACGATTGGTAAGTTTTTTGGACCGCTGATGCTTGTCTGGTTTACCATGCTGATCGTCCTTGGTGTTGGTTCAATTATTGGCCACCCGGAAATCTTTGCGGCGTTGAATCCTTATTATGCGGTAAAACTCTTTCAACACCACCACAACGCCTGGTGGGTGGTGGGCGCTGTTTTTCTGTGTGTGACAGGAGCCGAGGCCTTGTATTCTGATCTGGGTCATGTAGGCAAACGCAATGTGCAAATTTCCTGGATTTTTGTCAAAACGGCATTGATGCTCAATTACCTGGGCCAAGGTGCCTGGATGATGGGGCACATAGGGCACGAATTGCCATCCAATCCTTTCGGTGGCTTGATGCCCGATTGGTTTGCACCGTTTGGGTCAGCTATTTCGACCATAGCGGCCATCATTGCCAGCCAGGCTTTGATTACGGGGTCATTTTCACTGATTCACGAAGCCATTAGGCTGAAAACCTGGTTCCGCACAGTTGTGTACCATCCTTCACGACACCGTTCGCAGATGTACATTCCTTTTGTCAATTGGCTGTTGTTTACCGGTTGTGTATATGTCGTCCTTTATTTCCAAAGTTCGGCCAAAATGGAAGCTGCGTACGGCATTGCCATCACGATTGCGATGTTGTCTACCACCATGCTTTTGTATTTTTACCTCAAGAGCCGTAAGGCCATGCCCTCTGCGGCCATCTATCTACTGATTCTGTTGTTTTTGGCCATTGAAGGCACATTTTTTGCTGCAAATGCGCAAAAAATCGCCCACGGTGCGGGTTTTGCGCTCATTCTGGGTGGGGTATTTTTCCTGGTCATGTTTACGGTATATAACGCTAAACTGATCACCAAACAAAAACGGAATGTAATTATGTTGGGGAGGGTGCTCCCCACCATTCGAGCGGTGAGTCAGGATGAAAAAATTCCACTTTACGCTTCTCATTTGGTGTTTTTGACCACTACCCGCAAAAAAGACCTGATCGAAGAAGCCATTCCACAATCCATCTACGAACACCGCCCCAAACGTGCTGATGTATATTGGCTGCTGCACTTTTCGGAGGAAGACGAACCGTACACCAACTATTACAAGTTCACCGAAATTGAAGCGGGTTTGATGTACCGATTGGACTTCCATCTCGGGTACAAAATTCACCCGGACGTGAGTGAATTTTTCCCACGGGCCATCAACGAACTTGCCGCCCAGGGTAAAATCCAGTTGAAAAACCATTATGCTTCTTTACAAGAGCGCGAGGTGGGGCCCGATTTCCGGTTTGTTTTACTGGATACGGCTTTCCTGATTTCACCAGTAATGCCCATCCGCGAGCAATTGTTGCTGAAAGGTTATTTGTTACTGAAAAAAATTGGGGTATCCGCAGAGTCGCATTTTGTGCTTGAACCCGGAAGTTGGGTCAAGGAGGAGGTCATTGTGAATGATTGA
- a CDS encoding DUF721 domain-containing protein, with protein MSKYDEKTLKEALLEMVNQFRLKQGISEARIKAAWSTMMGPSIAQHTTQVRVIRRKLYLLIDSPSLRQELFYGREKIRKMLNEDLGEEYLEEVIIR; from the coding sequence ATGTCCAAGTACGATGAAAAAACATTGAAGGAGGCCCTACTGGAAATGGTCAACCAATTTCGCCTCAAACAAGGGATCAGTGAAGCGCGCATCAAAGCTGCCTGGAGCACCATGATGGGGCCTTCCATTGCGCAACATACCACGCAGGTGCGGGTCATTCGCCGCAAACTATACCTACTCATCGATTCTCCCTCCCTGCGCCAGGAACTTTTTTATGGCCGTGAAAAAATCCGCAAAATGCTCAACGAAGACCTTGGCGAAGAATACCTGGAAGAGGTGATCATTCGGTAA
- a CDS encoding TIGR00730 family Rossman fold protein, with translation MRALTVFCGANTGSDPIYTEVARQMGHLLASEGIALVYGGGKVGLMGVIADAVLEKGGKVIGVIPHFLAHKEVEHLGVSEMHYSETMHERKMKMFELSDGAIAMPGGFGTLDELFELCTWAQLGHHEKPLAILNVNGFYDALLQFLDRAVSEAFLKTENRGIILDATQPAEVLKKMRNYQPVHVPKWIRKEEI, from the coding sequence ATGCGTGCATTAACCGTTTTTTGCGGAGCGAATACTGGTTCCGATCCAATCTACACCGAAGTAGCCCGCCAAATGGGACATTTATTGGCCTCCGAGGGCATCGCGCTGGTGTATGGCGGCGGAAAAGTAGGCTTGATGGGCGTGATTGCCGATGCCGTTTTAGAAAAAGGAGGCAAAGTCATCGGAGTGATTCCTCACTTTTTGGCGCATAAAGAGGTCGAACACCTCGGAGTAAGCGAAATGCACTATTCCGAAACCATGCACGAGCGCAAAATGAAGATGTTCGAGCTCTCGGATGGTGCCATTGCCATGCCAGGTGGTTTTGGTACGCTGGATGAGTTGTTTGAATTGTGTACCTGGGCGCAATTGGGGCATCACGAAAAACCCCTCGCCATCCTCAACGTCAATGGCTTTTACGATGCGCTGCTGCAGTTCCTGGACCGTGCGGTGAGTGAGGCATTTCTAAAAACCGAAAACCGCGGCATCATCCTGGACGCTACACAACCCGCCGAAGTTTTGAAAAAAATGCGTAACTACCAGCCTGTTCATGTTCCGAAGTGGATCCGGAAGGAAGAGATTTAA
- a CDS encoding SLC13 family permease, whose protein sequence is MELYFTMIIIAIGIFLFIKEYFSIDTTSILIMALFIVSGVLNPEEGTSGFNHPATLTLGCMFVVSAAVFKSGLIDGLSDKIVKIAGTHYIIALIVFCCISALISAFVNDSAVVALLIPMALSVCRDTGIAPSRLLIPISFSALFGGTCTLIGTSTNILVNSIAEKQGFQPFGMFDFSLAALCLLGVGFSYLFLIAPLILPKRNTTVENEFTNTQDYTSEVTIVQGNKDIEKPIHKTALSTDFSAQIISIKRNGDNLLIFDRYTTLKEGDVLKIVISPDKLIKLEAMNMYKISGNKKGLNDAEHPKILFETMIPVGSDLAGSSLKEFKFRNIYNCSVLAIRHREETIHENLSEVTIKEGDLLLIYATKEELNQLIQEKLVILLSEYTKAKINYKKAIPALVIAVGVVAVAAFGLTSILISSMVGCLLLVTTSILKPKEAYEAIEWKVIFMMAGVLSMGTALKKTGGADLISDFVYNTIGGLNPQITLSLVFLVTFLSTNVLSSKATAALMTPIVISLATAMDLSEKPFLIAVMFACSLTFMTPVSYPTNTMVYAPGNYKFNDYLKVGTPLNVIIWIAASFIIPYFFPF, encoded by the coding sequence ATGGAGTTGTATTTCACCATGATCATTATTGCCATCGGCATTTTTTTATTCATTAAAGAATATTTTAGCATTGATACAACTTCCATTTTAATCATGGCACTTTTCATAGTGTCTGGCGTGTTAAACCCTGAAGAAGGAACTTCCGGCTTTAATCACCCCGCTACACTTACGCTAGGCTGTATGTTTGTGGTAAGTGCAGCGGTATTTAAATCAGGATTAATTGACGGCTTGAGTGACAAAATTGTAAAAATTGCAGGTACTCATTACATCATCGCACTGATCGTTTTTTGTTGCATTTCAGCATTAATTTCAGCTTTTGTAAATGATTCTGCGGTCGTTGCATTGCTTATTCCGATGGCACTTTCGGTTTGCCGAGATACCGGAATTGCACCTTCCAGGCTTTTAATCCCCATTTCATTTTCCGCACTTTTTGGTGGTACTTGTACACTTATTGGTACTTCTACAAATATTTTGGTAAATAGCATTGCTGAAAAACAAGGTTTTCAACCTTTTGGAATGTTCGATTTTTCATTGGCCGCGTTGTGTTTGTTGGGGGTTGGGTTCAGTTATTTATTTCTCATTGCACCGCTTATTTTACCCAAAAGAAACACTACAGTCGAGAATGAATTTACCAACACACAAGATTATACTTCGGAAGTCACCATTGTCCAGGGCAACAAAGACATCGAAAAACCTATCCACAAAACGGCCTTATCCACCGATTTTTCGGCACAAATAATTTCTATTAAAAGGAATGGAGACAACCTATTGATTTTTGATCGATACACCACACTTAAAGAGGGTGATGTTCTAAAAATAGTGATCAGCCCAGACAAATTGATCAAGCTGGAAGCCATGAACATGTATAAGATTTCTGGCAATAAAAAAGGATTAAACGACGCTGAACACCCAAAGATTTTGTTTGAAACCATGATACCAGTAGGATCTGATTTAGCAGGAAGCTCGCTTAAAGAATTTAAATTCAGAAACATATACAACTGTTCTGTTTTAGCCATCAGGCACCGGGAGGAAACCATTCACGAAAACTTATCCGAAGTAACCATCAAAGAAGGTGACTTGCTTTTGATCTATGCGACCAAAGAAGAATTGAACCAGCTCATCCAGGAAAAATTAGTTATTCTGCTGTCAGAGTATACCAAAGCGAAGATCAATTACAAAAAAGCCATTCCGGCCCTGGTCATTGCGGTTGGAGTGGTGGCGGTTGCCGCATTTGGACTTACCTCCATACTCATCAGCAGTATGGTTGGCTGTTTATTGTTGGTCACCACTTCAATCCTGAAACCTAAAGAAGCCTATGAGGCCATTGAATGGAAAGTAATATTCATGATGGCGGGCGTCTTATCCATGGGTACAGCATTAAAAAAGACTGGCGGTGCCGATTTAATTTCGGATTTCGTTTACAATACGATCGGAGGGCTGAATCCACAAATTACCCTTAGCCTGGTTTTTCTCGTTACATTTTTATCAACCAACGTTTTATCCAGCAAAGCAACTGCTGCATTAATGACTCCAATTGTGATTAGTTTGGCTACTGCCATGGACCTGAGCGAAAAACCTTTTTTGATCGCCGTAATGTTTGCGTGTTCATTGACCTTTATGACGCCGGTTAGTTATCCAACCAATACCATGGTGTATGCTCCCGGAAATTATAAATTCAACGATTATTTAAAAGTGGGCACGCCGCTCAATGTCATCATTTGGATTGCGGCATCCTTTATCATCCCTTATTTTTTTCCATTTTAA
- a CDS encoding DASH family cryptochrome, protein MTMKRRAIVWFRQDLRLHDNEALQDALRNAYEVIPVFIFDERTFKGKTSFGFPKTGKYRAQFIIESVADLRQSLRKLNSDLIVRVGKTEDILFSMAKECKTSWIFCNRERTAEEARIQDELENRLWSIGQEMRYNRGKMLYYTADLPFPIQHTPDVFTQFRKEVERIVPVREPLSKPDRTFNPLSFEFPAGDIPSLEELGHNVDDFAKDPRAVLSFKGGETEGIKRLQYYLWETDLIKNYKETRNGLLGGDYSSKLSPWLAQGCLSPKLIYHELKKYEAQRGANESTYWLFFELLWRDFFRFMGKKYGNKIFQIGGTRGQADPRWTENPQVLQKWIDGTTGVPFIDANMLELKHTGFMSNRGRQNVASFLVKDLNINWQMGAEYFESILIDYDVCSNWGNWNYIAGVGSDPREDRYFNTLTQAKRYDPHGDYVKHWLPELADLPADKVHESEVI, encoded by the coding sequence ATGACCATGAAGAGAAGAGCAATTGTGTGGTTTCGCCAGGATTTGCGTTTGCATGACAATGAGGCTTTGCAAGATGCCTTGCGCAATGCCTATGAAGTAATCCCGGTTTTCATTTTTGATGAGCGTACATTCAAGGGAAAAACTTCGTTCGGTTTCCCTAAAACCGGAAAATATCGCGCGCAATTCATCATCGAGTCGGTAGCGGATTTGCGTCAATCTTTGCGCAAACTCAATAGTGACTTGATTGTGCGGGTGGGGAAAACGGAAGACATTCTTTTTTCGATGGCGAAAGAATGTAAAACCAGCTGGATTTTTTGCAATCGCGAACGCACCGCAGAGGAAGCCAGGATACAAGATGAGTTAGAAAACAGGCTCTGGAGCATTGGTCAGGAAATGCGTTACAACCGGGGCAAAATGTTGTATTACACCGCAGATTTACCTTTCCCCATCCAACATACGCCCGATGTTTTTACGCAGTTTCGCAAAGAAGTAGAACGGATCGTTCCGGTGAGAGAACCGCTGTCCAAACCCGATCGAACCTTTAATCCACTTTCTTTTGAATTTCCAGCAGGTGACATCCCTTCCCTGGAGGAACTGGGACATAACGTCGATGATTTTGCTAAGGATCCAAGGGCGGTACTTTCCTTCAAGGGGGGCGAAACTGAAGGCATCAAACGCTTGCAGTATTATTTGTGGGAAACGGACCTGATCAAAAACTACAAGGAGACCCGCAATGGTTTGTTGGGAGGAGATTATTCTTCCAAGCTTAGTCCCTGGCTTGCGCAGGGTTGTCTTTCTCCAAAATTGATTTACCACGAACTGAAAAAATACGAGGCCCAGCGCGGTGCCAATGAATCAACCTATTGGTTGTTTTTTGAACTACTCTGGCGGGATTTTTTCCGGTTTATGGGCAAAAAATACGGCAATAAAATTTTTCAAATTGGGGGCACTCGGGGGCAGGCCGATCCGCGTTGGACGGAAAACCCGCAAGTGTTGCAAAAATGGATCGATGGCACCACGGGAGTGCCTTTTATTGATGCCAATATGCTGGAATTGAAGCACACCGGATTTATGTCCAACCGGGGCCGGCAGAATGTGGCCAGTTTTTTGGTGAAAGACCTCAACATCAATTGGCAAATGGGTGCCGAATACTTCGAATCTATCCTGATCGACTACGACGTGTGCAGCAATTGGGGCAACTGGAATTACATCGCTGGCGTGGGGTCAGATCCTCGGGAGGATCGTTATTTCAATACCCTGACTCAGGCCAAACGCTACGACCCACATGGTGATTACGTCAAACACTGGTTGCCAGAGTTGGCAGATTTACCTGCGGACAAGGTGCATGAATCGGAGGTAATTTAA